In Trichoderma asperellum chromosome 1, complete sequence, a single window of DNA contains:
- a CDS encoding uncharacterized protein (TransMembrane:7 (o88-109i121-140o160-179i186-205o217-238i250-270o290-307i)) gives MAAGKSTNGASSSSSSDALRKRRLSDSLLSAVKHAEQKVEQKLLLLWDDLPAWRRDNAFILSGYRPIRPSYTESARSLFYLHNESVNIWSHLAGAVIAIATAIWLYLVIHPRYETANSSDVLVFACFFGSAVVCLGMSATYHALTDHSQEVSRWGNKLDYTGIVALIVGSYVPTLYYGFFCHPILMAGYLYLICILGMGCVAVSWVDKFRTPAWRPYRAMMFISLGLSGIIPICHGFFKFGYQALEDKMSLSWVVLQGLLYIFGAVLYAARWPERVYPGAFDIWGSSHQIFHMFVLFAAATHFYGMAKAFDHHHAGMGSQCL, from the exons ATGGCGGCGGGCAAATCCACCAACGGcgcctcatcctcgtcatcatcagacGCCCTCCGCAAGCGCCGCCTCTCCGACTCCCTGCTCTCAGCCGTCAAGCACGCCGAGCAGAAAGTCGAGCAGAAACTCCTCCTGCTCTGGGACGATCTCCCCGCCTGGCGCCGTGACAACGCCTTCATCCTCTCCGGCTACCGGCCCATCCGCCCATCCTACACCGAGTCCGCCCGGTCCCTCTTTTACCTGCACAACGAGTCCGTCAACATCTGGTCGCATCTCGCCGGCGCCGTCATAGCCATCGCCACGGCGATCTGGCTGTATCTTGTGATTCATCCGCGCTATGAGACGGCCAATTCGTCAGACGTGCTGGTCTTTGCCTGCTTCTTTGGCAGTGCCGTGGTGTGTCTGGGCATGAGCGCAACGTATCATGCTTTGACGGACCATAGCCAGGAGGTTTCCAGATGGGGAAATAAACTAGACTACACTGGCATCGTGGCCCTGATCGTGGGAAGCTACGTGCCAACGCTGTACTATGGCTTCTTTTGCCATCCTATCCTGATGGCGGGATATCTGTATCTG ATATGTATCCTAGGCATGGGATGCGTGGCCGTCTCTTGGGTTGACAAGTTCAGGACACCTGCCTGGAGACCCTATCGTGCTATGATGTTTATCAGCTTGGGCCTGTCTGGCATCATCCCCATATGCCACGGCTTCTTTAAATTTGGCTACCAAGCTCTCGAAGATAAAATGAGCCTCAGCTGGGTCGTATTGCAGGGCCTCCTGTACATATTCGGCGCAGTTCTTTATGCG GCTCGCTGGCCTGAGAGAGTCTATCCTGGAGCTTTTGACATCTGGGGCAGCTCCCATCAGATATTCCACATGTTTGTCCTCTTTGCGGCGGCAACACACTTCTACGGCATGGCAAAGGCGTTTGATCACCATCACGCGGGCATGGGTTCCCAGTGTTTGTag
- the TMA7 gene encoding Translation machinery-associated protein 7 (EggNog:ENOG41), which translates to MGGSNREGGKAKPLKAPKKQNKDLDEDDLAFLEKKRADEKARKELAAKAGGRGPLNTGTQGIKKSGKK; encoded by the exons ATGGGTGGTTCTAACCGAGAAG gcggcaaggccaagccCTTAAAGGCCCCGAAGAAGCAGAACAAAGAcctcgacgaggacgacTTGGCTTTcctcgagaagaagagggctg ACGAGAAGGCGCGCAAGGAGTTGGCTGCCAAGGCCGGCGGCAGAGGCCCTCTGAACACTGGCACCCAGGGCATTAAGAAGAGCGGCAAGAAATAG
- a CDS encoding uncharacterized protein (EggNog:ENOG41), which produces MADGIAPAVDKVGAPEPTAPEAQAGAPTLETAKPEASENPPAPAEPAKEPPIIAETKAPEVAKPAEPFNIVDAFKVAHQIPRPVEVQSVPETPVNQSVNGSPKPELNIPMETDEPPKPQEEPVIITSVQEPLPTPAASIPNSDIGPDSIIDKPVTPNGESKTAEMAGALQSGNDDDKSDVSEIIIGEKRKLAEVPADAPAASSAAAEKEDSDESEPADKKAKIDNGEASTNGGAPRKPGRPKKNNKEKKTAPPAVGKTARKTRSQGPVEV; this is translated from the exons ATGGCTGACGGCATCGCTCCAGCTGTTGACAAAG TTGGCGCGCCTGAGCCTACAGCCCCCGAGGCCCAAGCTGGGGCTCCGACTTTGGAGACAGCCAAGCCAGAAGCCTCTGAGAATCCTCCAGCCCCAGCTGAACCTGCCAAAGAGCCTCCGATCATTGCTGAGACTAAAGCACCTGAAGTGGCGAAGCCGGCAGAGCCCTTCAACATTGTTGATGCTTTCAAAGTGGCTCATCAAATTCCACGACCCGTTGAGGTCCAATCTGTCCCTGAGACACCCGTCAACCAATCGGTGAATGGATCACCAAAGCCAGAGCTAAATATCCCCATGGAGACAGACGAGCCTCCAAAGCCACAAGAAGAGCCCGTGATAATCACTAGTGTTCAAGAGCCGCTGCCGACTCCTGCAGCGTCTATCCCGAATAGCGATATTGGGCCTGACTCCATTATTGATAAACCTGTGACTCCAAATGGCGAGTCGAAGACGGCCGAGATGGCGGGCGCTCTTCAATCTGGCAATGACGATGACAAGTCCGATGTATCAGAGATAATCATTGGAGAGAAACGCAAATTAGCCGAGGTCCCAGCGGAtgctcctgctgcttcatcAGCGGCTGCCGAGAAAGAGGACTCTGACGAGAGCGAGCCGGCagataaaaaagcaaagattgaCAATGGTGAGGCGAGCACCAATGGCGGAGCTCCGAGGAAGCCGGGTCGTCCTAAGAAGAacaacaaggaaaagaagacagCTCCTCCGGCAGTGGGGAAGACGGCGCGCAAGACTCGGAGTCAGGGGCCAGTGGAGGTCTGA
- the DPM1 gene encoding dolichol-P-mannose synthesis (CAZy:GT2_Glycos_transf~BUSCO:EOG092D3I0C), which translates to MAPAKITKDKYSVILPTYNERKNLPIVAWLLNRTFTENNLDWELIIVDDGSPDGTQEVANQLVKAYAPHVVLKTRSGKLGLGTAYVHGLQFVTGNFVIIMDADFSHHPKFIPEMIALQQKGHYDIVTGTRYAGNGGVFGWDLKRKFVSRGANLFADTVLRPGVSDLTGSFRLYKKSVLEKVISSTESKGYTFQMEMMVRAKAMGCTVAEVPISFVDRVYGESKLGGDEIVEYAKGVFSLWLKV; encoded by the exons ATGGCACCTGCAAAGATCACCAAGGACAAGTACTCGGTCATTCTGCCGACGTACAACGAGAGGAAAAACCTCCCCATCGTGGCATGGCTGCTGAATCGCACCTTTACAGAGAA CAACCTGGACTGGGAACTCATCATCGTTGACGACGGCTCTCCCGACGGCACCCAAGAAGTCGCCAACCAGCTCGTCAAGGCCTACGCTCCCCACGTCGTCCTCAAGACTCGTTCCGGAAAGCTGGGTCTCGGAACTGCCTACGTCCACGGCCTGCAATTCGTCACCGGCaacttcgtcatcatcatggacGCCGACTTCAGTCACCACCCCAAGTTCATCCCCGAGATGATTGCTCTGCAGCAGAAGGGCCACTACGACATCGTCACCGGCACCCGCTACGCTGGCAACGGCGGCGTCTTTGGCTGGGACCTCAAGCGCAAGTTTGTCAGCCGCGGCGCCAACTTGTTCGCCGATACCGTGCTGCGACCGGGCGTTAGCGACCTGACTGGTAGCTTCCGCTTATACAAGAAGAGTGTTCTGGAGAAGGTTATTTCAAGCACGGAGAGCAAGGGTTACACTTTccagatggagatgatggttCGTGCCAAGGCTATGGGATGCACCGTTGCCGAAGTGCCCATCTCTTTCGTGGACCGAGTGTACGGAGAGAGCAAGCTGGGCGGCGATGAAATTGTTGAATACGCCAAGGGTGTATTTTCTCTGTGGCTAAAGGTCtaa